The following proteins are co-located in the Pedobacter sp. FW305-3-2-15-E-R2A2 genome:
- a CDS encoding substrate-binding domain-containing protein, producing the protein MKHLSLILLLFVFVACKRKAKKENTVEQTRTSGSVKILVDESFSGVLGDQIDVFKTDYPNATFNIVKGNENKIIPTFLNDSIRVIILSRMLRPEEDKMYRNRSIVPKTSRFAIDGIALITNAANIDTNITVKEVIEILKGTATSGKQLVFDNAYSSTLRYFKDLAGIKELPKKGVYTLQNNNDVIKYVADKRDFIGVVGVNWLIYNSKEMSESIAKIKVMGLKNLPGKKGDSTFYKPDQKNLISGIYPFLRNIYIINAEGRNGLGTGFANWLVSQRGQLIVLKSGLGPHKMMPREFNFKNTN; encoded by the coding sequence ATGAAACACCTGAGTCTGATATTATTGTTATTTGTATTTGTAGCCTGCAAGCGCAAAGCAAAAAAAGAAAATACCGTTGAACAGACACGTACCTCCGGGAGCGTGAAAATTCTGGTTGACGAATCATTTTCGGGAGTCTTGGGAGATCAGATTGATGTTTTTAAAACAGATTACCCTAATGCTACTTTTAACATTGTTAAAGGAAATGAAAACAAAATTATTCCTACCTTTCTGAACGATAGCATCAGAGTGATTATATTGTCACGTATGCTGAGACCGGAGGAGGATAAGATGTACAGGAACAGGAGTATCGTACCTAAAACTTCCAGATTTGCGATTGATGGGATTGCCTTGATCACAAATGCGGCTAATATTGATACCAATATTACCGTTAAAGAGGTGATAGAAATTTTAAAAGGAACAGCAACAAGCGGCAAGCAATTGGTTTTTGATAATGCTTATTCCAGTACTTTACGATATTTTAAAGATCTGGCAGGTATAAAAGAACTTCCTAAAAAGGGAGTTTATACGTTGCAGAACAACAATGACGTGATAAAGTACGTTGCTGATAAGAGAGATTTTATTGGAGTGGTTGGTGTTAACTGGCTGATTTATAATAGTAAAGAAATGTCAGAGTCGATTGCGAAAATAAAAGTAATGGGCCTGAAAAATTTACCCGGTAAGAAAGGGGATAGTACTTTTTACAAGCCTGATCAGAAAAATCTGATTAGTGGGATTTATCCTTTTTTAAGGAACATTTATATCATCAATGCGGAAGGCCGTAATGGTTTAGGCACAGGTTTTGCAAACTGGTTAGTAAGCCAGAGGGGGCAACTGATTGTACTCAAATCAGGACTGGGTCCACATAAGATGATGCCGAGAGAATTTAATTTTAAGAATACAAACTAA
- a CDS encoding tetratricopeptide repeat protein: MTKKAITLGLGLVVMGSASFAQSLNDAKKAIDAEQYQKATTMLKALVKSQASKGENYFNLGDVYLRMDYVDSARAVFTQGVAADPKNSLNYIGLGEADLFSNNPTSANTNFAKAVEVSSKKDYIPQLYIGKAYIATDKPDFTSALPYLQKADELDKDDKDAETFVALGDYYALQKKNSEALQSYMRALNINGALLRAKVQIGRMYTESRAFPEAEAELNSAIAADANYGPAYREIAELYMQWANQVATEQAAKSALALTNYKKYLDLTDQSYESKLRYAQFLFYAKDFQTLEQVTSELATTNVNDPKSLVVSRLRGYSAYENKNYPKSLEYMNDFFAKVKDTSRIVASDYLYLGRALMQNGNDSLALTNIVKAVEKDSTNAEALEEVAMSLFKAKNYAKAGDVFAIAVKSNPNGKNTLTNSYYLGVAKYYDYALKDRDGKHPDKKILVDADSAFSSIIKFKNDFALAYAYRARIAKYADDATNPKWLAVPYYDQLIQLVTVTKPELAASVPKELVEAYVYTGSYYAQTDKEKAKEYLTKALAIDPQNSGAQERLKQLTAPAPKSPVKKK; the protein is encoded by the coding sequence ATGACAAAGAAAGCAATAACCTTAGGTTTAGGTTTAGTAGTGATGGGTTCTGCCTCTTTTGCTCAAAGCTTAAATGATGCAAAAAAGGCAATAGATGCCGAACAGTACCAGAAAGCGACTACCATGCTTAAAGCATTGGTGAAATCACAAGCTAGTAAAGGAGAAAATTACTTTAATTTAGGTGATGTTTATCTAAGAATGGATTATGTGGATTCTGCAAGAGCGGTGTTTACACAAGGCGTTGCTGCTGATCCAAAAAACTCTTTAAACTATATTGGTTTAGGAGAGGCTGATTTATTTTCTAACAACCCAACTTCAGCAAATACCAATTTTGCTAAAGCTGTAGAAGTATCTTCTAAAAAAGATTATATTCCTCAGTTGTATATCGGTAAAGCATATATTGCTACTGATAAACCTGATTTCACTTCAGCGCTGCCTTATCTTCAAAAAGCAGATGAATTGGATAAAGACGATAAAGATGCAGAGACTTTCGTGGCATTGGGTGATTATTATGCTTTGCAAAAGAAAAATTCTGAGGCTTTACAGAGCTATATGAGAGCTTTGAATATAAACGGAGCGCTGTTAAGAGCTAAAGTTCAAATTGGAAGAATGTATACTGAATCAAGAGCATTTCCTGAAGCTGAAGCAGAGCTAAACTCCGCCATTGCTGCAGATGCAAATTATGGTCCTGCTTACAGAGAAATTGCAGAACTTTACATGCAATGGGCAAATCAGGTTGCTACTGAACAGGCGGCTAAATCTGCTTTGGCATTGACAAACTATAAAAAATATCTTGACCTGACTGATCAGTCTTATGAATCAAAACTTCGTTATGCGCAGTTCTTGTTTTACGCAAAAGATTTCCAAACCTTAGAGCAGGTTACAAGTGAATTAGCAACAACCAATGTTAATGATCCAAAAAGCCTTGTCGTATCAAGATTACGTGGCTACTCTGCTTATGAAAACAAGAACTATCCAAAGAGTTTAGAATACATGAACGACTTCTTTGCGAAAGTAAAAGATACTTCACGTATCGTAGCTTCCGATTATTTATATCTTGGAAGAGCCTTAATGCAAAATGGTAATGACAGTCTTGCATTGACAAACATCGTTAAAGCTGTAGAGAAAGATTCTACAAATGCAGAAGCTTTAGAAGAAGTAGCAATGTCTCTTTTCAAAGCAAAAAACTATGCTAAAGCTGGTGATGTATTTGCAATTGCTGTTAAATCAAATCCTAATGGCAAAAACACATTAACCAACTCTTATTACTTGGGCGTAGCTAAATATTATGACTACGCACTTAAAGACAGAGATGGTAAACATCCTGATAAAAAGATTTTAGTAGATGCGGATTCTGCTTTCTCTTCTATTATCAAGTTTAAGAATGATTTTGCATTGGCTTATGCTTACAGAGCTCGTATCGCAAAATATGCAGATGATGCAACCAACCCAAAATGGTTAGCTGTTCCTTACTACGATCAATTGATTCAGTTAGTTACCGTAACTAAGCCAGAACTTGCGGCTTCAGTTCCAAAAGAATTAGTAGAAGCTTATGTTTATACGGGTTCATACTATGCTCAGACTGATAAAGAAAAAGCTAAAGAATACCTGACAAAAGCCCTTGCTATTGATCCTCAGAACTCAGGAGCACAGGAACGTTTAAAACAATTAACTGCACCAGCACCTAAGAGTCCGGTAAAGAAAAAGTAA
- a CDS encoding NADH-quinone oxidoreductase subunit A, with the protein METQSVPVDFLPIVFQVIVALGFVVVTLIATHFLGPKRKTADKLSTFEAGIKVVGNARQPFSIKYFLVAILFVLFDVEVIFMYPWAVNFRELGMTGMIEMFIFMGTLLLGFIYVLKKKALDWN; encoded by the coding sequence ATGGAAACCCAAAGTGTACCTGTAGATTTTTTACCTATTGTATTTCAAGTTATTGTTGCTTTAGGATTTGTTGTTGTGACTTTGATCGCAACTCATTTTTTAGGCCCTAAAAGAAAGACAGCAGATAAATTGTCAACTTTCGAAGCAGGGATTAAAGTTGTTGGAAATGCGCGTCAGCCATTCTCTATTAAATACTTCTTAGTCGCCATTCTATTCGTTCTGTTCGATGTGGAGGTGATTTTCATGTATCCATGGGCAGTTAACTTCAGAGAGCTTGGAATGACTGGTATGATCGAAATGTTCATCTTCATGGGCACCTTGTTACTTGGTTTTATCTACGTTTTGAAAAAGAAAGCTTTAGACTGGAATTAA
- a CDS encoding NADH-quinone oxidoreductase subunit B: MSDINIVDAPPGIEGSGFFATSFDKVIGLARSHSLWPLPFATSCCGIEFMATMGSHYDFGRFGSERLSFSPRQADLLMVMGTIAKKMSPVLKQVYLQMAEPRWVIAVGACASSGGIFDTYSVLQGIDEIIPVDVYVPGCPPRPEAILDGFGKIQELVRNESSRRRDSDQYKEMLASYGIL; the protein is encoded by the coding sequence ATGAGTGACATCAATATAGTAGACGCGCCTCCAGGCATAGAAGGATCTGGTTTTTTTGCCACCTCTTTTGACAAAGTAATTGGTTTGGCACGTTCCCATTCATTATGGCCCCTGCCATTCGCTACGTCTTGTTGCGGTATCGAGTTTATGGCTACCATGGGTTCTCACTATGACTTCGGTCGTTTTGGCTCTGAACGTTTAAGTTTTTCTCCCCGTCAGGCGGATTTATTAATGGTGATGGGAACCATCGCCAAGAAAATGAGCCCTGTATTAAAGCAAGTGTACTTACAAATGGCTGAACCGCGTTGGGTGATCGCTGTAGGTGCCTGCGCATCAAGTGGAGGAATCTTTGATACCTATTCTGTACTTCAGGGAATAGATGAAATCATTCCGGTAGATGTTTACGTCCCAGGTTGTCCACCGAGACCAGAAGCAATCTTAGATGGCTTTGGCAAGATCCAGGAGCTGGTAAGGAATGAATCTTCCAGAAGAAGAGATTCAGATCAATACAAGGAAATGTTGGCTTCATACGGAATATTATAA
- a CDS encoding NADH-quinone oxidoreductase subunit C — MAEVTNNEIVQALTEKFGGQIIGVNEPYGLLTFETTKDVIIEVLRFLKEDANTNFNFLTDITAVHYPEKKHGIAVVYHLHSMVKKIRVRVKVFIDEHHPTIPTATVLWNSANWMERETYDFFGVRFEGHPDLRRILNMDELGVHPMLKQYPLEDPNRVDKKDEYFGR, encoded by the coding sequence ATGGCAGAAGTTACAAATAATGAAATCGTTCAGGCGCTAACAGAAAAGTTCGGCGGACAGATCATCGGCGTGAATGAGCCATATGGCTTGCTTACTTTCGAAACCACTAAAGATGTCATCATCGAAGTGCTGAGGTTTCTGAAAGAAGATGCCAATACTAATTTTAATTTCCTGACTGATATCACTGCGGTACATTATCCGGAGAAAAAACATGGTATTGCAGTGGTTTATCACTTGCATAGCATGGTTAAAAAGATCAGGGTTAGGGTAAAAGTCTTCATCGACGAACATCATCCGACCATTCCTACTGCTACAGTGCTATGGAATTCAGCAAACTGGATGGAAAGAGAAACATATGACTTCTTCGGAGTAAGATTTGAAGGTCACCCGGACTTGAGAAGAATATTGAACATGGACGAACTAGGTGTTCATCCGATGTTGAAGCAGTATCCTTTGGAAGATCCAAACAGAGTAGATAAAAAAGACGAATACTTTGGTAGATAA
- a CDS encoding NADH-quinone oxidoreductase subunit D codes for MNHNQPVYTDNDPQNELVTLNLGPTHPATHGVFQNVIQLDGERIVSGVSTIGYIHRAFEKIAEHRPFYQITPLTDRLNYCSSPINNMGWHMTVEKLLNIQMPKRVDYLRVIVMELSRIADHIICNTIIAQDTGATTTFLYLFQFREHIYEIFEEICGARLTTNIGRIGGFERDFNDIAFAKINKFLKEFPVALKEFESLLNRNRIFIDRTSGVACVTAEQGLDYGWTGPLLRSTGVDYDVRVSEPYSSYQDFDFEVPVGTSGDIYDRYLVRNEEMWQSLRLIEQGMEKLKSEKAGIFHADVPEFYLPGKEEVYNNMEALIYHFKIVMGEIDAPKAEVYHAVEGGNGELGFYLINDGGRTPYRLHFRRPSFINYQMFAPMSKGMLLSDAIINMSSMNIIAGELDA; via the coding sequence ATGAATCACAATCAACCGGTATATACAGATAACGATCCTCAGAATGAGTTGGTAACCCTGAATTTAGGACCTACTCACCCTGCAACCCATGGTGTTTTTCAGAATGTAATTCAATTAGACGGCGAGCGTATTGTAAGTGGTGTTTCTACCATTGGCTATATTCACCGTGCTTTTGAGAAAATTGCAGAACACCGTCCATTCTATCAGATCACCCCTTTAACCGACAGGTTAAACTACTGCTCATCGCCGATCAATAACATGGGATGGCACATGACGGTAGAGAAATTATTAAATATCCAAATGCCTAAAAGGGTCGATTACCTAAGGGTAATCGTTATGGAGCTTTCACGTATTGCTGATCATATTATCTGTAATACGATCATTGCCCAGGATACAGGGGCGACGACTACTTTCCTATACCTTTTTCAGTTCAGAGAGCACATCTATGAGATCTTTGAGGAAATCTGTGGTGCACGTTTAACAACAAACATTGGTAGGATTGGTGGTTTTGAAAGAGATTTCAACGACATCGCCTTTGCGAAAATCAATAAGTTTTTAAAAGAGTTTCCCGTTGCTTTAAAAGAGTTTGAAAGTCTTTTAAACCGCAACAGGATTTTTATAGACCGTACTTCAGGAGTTGCCTGCGTAACTGCAGAACAGGGTTTGGATTATGGGTGGACAGGACCTTTATTGCGTTCTACAGGAGTAGATTATGATGTTCGCGTAAGTGAGCCTTATTCTTCTTATCAAGACTTCGATTTTGAAGTTCCTGTAGGTACCAGCGGTGATATTTACGACCGTTACCTGGTGCGTAATGAGGAAATGTGGCAAAGTCTTCGCCTGATTGAGCAGGGGATGGAGAAATTAAAGAGCGAAAAGGCAGGAATTTTCCATGCAGATGTTCCTGAATTCTATTTGCCTGGAAAAGAAGAAGTTTACAACAATATGGAAGCATTGATCTATCACTTTAAAATTGTGATGGGCGAAATTGATGCTCCTAAAGCGGAAGTTTACCATGCTGTTGAAGGTGGTAACGGGGAGCTGGGGTTCTATTTGATTAATGATGGAGGAAGAACACCTTACCGTCTGCATTTCAGAAGACCAAGCTTTATTAATTATCAAATGTTTGCGCCCATGAGTAAAGGTATGCTGTTGTCAGATGCCATTATTAACATGAGTAGTATGAATATTATTGCAGGAGAATTAGATGCTTAA
- a CDS encoding NAD(P)H-dependent oxidoreductase subunit E, translated as MLKVEEQQPVQFSAALIEKSEEIVKRYPEGKQKSALLPILHEVQAELGWLSPNAMDKVAEFLSIEPIEVYEVASFYSMYFLKPQGKYVLEVCRTGPCCLVGAEKLMDHLQKSLGVKENEVTPDGLFSWRGVECLAACGYGPVLQIGPEYTFYENLNEQKVDDLIQDLRKK; from the coding sequence ATGCTTAAAGTAGAAGAACAACAACCTGTGCAATTCTCAGCGGCTTTAATTGAAAAGTCTGAAGAGATCGTTAAGAGATATCCGGAAGGAAAGCAAAAATCTGCTTTATTGCCAATCTTGCATGAAGTACAGGCAGAACTGGGCTGGTTAAGTCCAAATGCCATGGATAAAGTTGCGGAGTTTCTGAGTATCGAACCCATTGAAGTATATGAAGTAGCCTCGTTTTACAGCATGTACTTTTTGAAACCTCAGGGTAAATATGTTCTGGAAGTTTGCAGAACAGGACCTTGCTGTTTAGTGGGAGCGGAAAAACTGATGGATCACCTGCAGAAAAGCCTTGGTGTGAAAGAAAACGAAGTGACACCGGATGGCTTATTCAGCTGGAGAGGGGTAGAGTGTTTAGCGGCATGTGGCTATGGCCCGGTTTTACAGATAGGTCCTGAATATACCTTCTATGAGAACCTTAACGAACAAAAGGTAGACGATTTGATACAAGACTTACGCAAAAAATAA
- the nuoF gene encoding NADH-quinone oxidoreductase subunit NuoF, giving the protein MARKLLLEHINVPDIHTFDVYRQKGGYRAVEKALKTLTPDEVVEEVKKSGLRGRGGAGFPTGMKWSFLAKPEGVARYLVCNADESEPGTFKDRYLMTHIPHALIEGMIVSSFALGAHTSYIYVRGEMMPQIRILEKAIAEAKNAGFLGKNILGTGYDLELYVQPGGGAYICGEETALLESLEGKRGNPRIKPPFPAIAGLYGCPTVVNNVESIAATVPIINDGGDEYAKIGIGRSTGTKLISASGNLVRPGVYEIELGLPVEEFIYSDEWCGGIANGKRLKATVAGGSSVPILPANLSLKLANGDPRLMSYESLSEGGFATGSMMGSGGFIAFDEDQCIVRNTWNFSRFYHHESCGQCSPCREGTGWMEKVLHRLEFGHGKMSDIDLLVDVSKKIEGNTICPLGDAAAWPVASAIRHFRDEFEWHVNEPVKSLDTNYGLANYAEPIAKTVSTEN; this is encoded by the coding sequence ATGGCCCGTAAACTATTATTAGAACATATAAACGTACCGGACATTCATACATTTGATGTCTATCGCCAGAAAGGCGGGTACCGCGCTGTGGAAAAGGCTTTGAAAACTTTAACCCCTGATGAAGTGGTAGAAGAAGTGAAAAAGTCCGGATTACGCGGTCGTGGGGGTGCAGGATTTCCTACAGGAATGAAATGGAGCTTTTTGGCTAAACCGGAAGGGGTAGCGCGTTACCTGGTATGTAATGCCGATGAATCGGAGCCGGGAACGTTTAAAGACCGTTACCTGATGACCCATATCCCTCATGCACTGATCGAAGGAATGATTGTATCCAGCTTTGCATTGGGTGCACATACTTCTTATATCTATGTACGTGGAGAAATGATGCCTCAGATCCGCATTCTGGAAAAAGCAATCGCTGAAGCCAAAAATGCCGGATTTCTAGGTAAAAATATTTTAGGAACAGGTTACGACCTGGAACTATACGTTCAGCCGGGTGGTGGTGCTTATATCTGTGGTGAAGAAACTGCTTTATTAGAATCACTGGAAGGTAAACGTGGTAACCCGAGGATCAAACCTCCATTTCCTGCTATCGCAGGATTGTATGGCTGCCCAACGGTAGTGAACAACGTGGAATCTATTGCTGCTACTGTTCCGATCATCAATGATGGCGGAGATGAGTATGCAAAAATCGGAATCGGCCGCAGTACAGGAACTAAACTGATCTCCGCTTCGGGGAACCTGGTAAGACCGGGAGTTTATGAGATTGAGCTGGGCTTACCTGTGGAAGAATTTATCTATTCTGATGAGTGGTGTGGTGGTATTGCCAATGGCAAAAGATTAAAGGCAACAGTTGCCGGTGGATCTTCTGTTCCGATACTTCCTGCTAACCTTAGTTTAAAGCTTGCAAATGGGGATCCCCGTTTAATGAGCTATGAATCTTTATCTGAAGGTGGTTTTGCTACCGGATCGATGATGGGTTCAGGAGGGTTCATCGCTTTTGATGAAGATCAGTGTATCGTTAGAAATACCTGGAACTTCTCCCGTTTTTATCACCACGAGAGTTGTGGCCAATGTTCACCTTGTCGCGAGGGAACAGGATGGATGGAGAAAGTACTTCATCGCCTTGAATTTGGCCATGGTAAAATGAGTGATATTGATTTGTTGGTTGACGTTTCAAAGAAAATTGAAGGAAATACCATTTGTCCTTTAGGTGATGCAGCAGCATGGCCGGTAGCGAGTGCCATCAGACATTTCAGAGATGAGTTTGAATGGCATGTGAATGAACCGGTGAAAAGCCTGGATACAAATTATGGATTGGCAAATTATGCTGAACCAATAGCTAAAACAGTGAGTACAGAAAATTAA
- a CDS encoding 2Fe-2S iron-sulfur cluster-binding protein: protein MSDKVKVTIDGITVEVAPGTTILNAARQIGGDIVPPAMCYYSKLEGSGGKCRTCIVKVSKGSEKDPRPMPKLVASCRTTVMDGMEVQNITSPEVIEARSGVVEMLLINHPLDCPVCDQAGECDLQNLGYEHGLQKTRYEFERRTFERIDIGDKIQLHMNRCILCYRCVFTADQITNKRVHGILNRGDHSEISTYIQTAVDNDFSGNVIDVCPVGALTDKTFRFKNRVWFTKPIDAHRDCPTCSGKVTLWYKGEDVLRVTARKDIYGEVEEFICNTCRFDKKKTADWTIEHPTHISDTSVIASNHYDTLKPLPVIQDNARLQEANRVELEKTTKF, encoded by the coding sequence ATGAGTGATAAAGTTAAGGTAACCATAGACGGAATAACCGTAGAAGTAGCGCCAGGAACCACCATCCTGAATGCTGCCAGACAAATCGGCGGCGATATTGTTCCTCCGGCGATGTGTTATTATTCCAAATTAGAAGGTAGTGGTGGTAAGTGTCGGACCTGCATCGTTAAGGTGAGTAAAGGTTCTGAAAAGGATCCCCGTCCGATGCCGAAACTGGTAGCTTCATGCCGGACCACCGTAATGGATGGAATGGAGGTGCAGAACATTACTTCTCCGGAAGTGATTGAAGCCAGAAGCGGTGTAGTGGAGATGTTGTTGATCAACCATCCGCTGGATTGTCCTGTTTGTGACCAGGCAGGTGAATGTGACCTTCAGAATCTGGGTTACGAGCATGGTTTGCAGAAAACAAGGTATGAGTTTGAAAGAAGAACTTTCGAACGCATAGATATTGGCGATAAGATCCAGTTGCACATGAACAGGTGCATTCTTTGTTATCGTTGTGTGTTTACTGCAGATCAGATTACGAATAAACGTGTTCACGGAATCTTAAACCGTGGAGATCATTCAGAGATCTCTACTTATATTCAAACGGCTGTCGACAATGATTTCTCCGGAAATGTGATCGATGTTTGCCCGGTTGGCGCTTTAACCGATAAAACTTTCAGGTTTAAAAACAGGGTTTGGTTTACTAAACCAATTGATGCACACAGAGATTGTCCTACTTGTAGCGGAAAAGTAACGCTATGGTATAAAGGAGAAGATGTCTTGCGTGTAACAGCCCGTAAAGACATTTATGGTGAGGTAGAAGAGTTCATCTGTAATACTTGTCGTTTTGACAAAAAGAAAACCGCAGACTGGACGATTGAACATCCTACACACATTAGTGATACGTCTGTAATTGCCTCCAATCATTATGATACTTTAAAACCTTTGCCGGTAATTCAGGATAATGCCAGATTACAGGAAGCAAACAGGGTAGAACTAGAAAAAACCACTAAATTCTAA
- the nuoH gene encoding NADH-quinone oxidoreductase subunit NuoH — protein sequence MDIAFVIEKFVLVAIIFGISLVIAMYSTYAERKVAAFLQDRLGPDRAGPFGILQPLADGLKMFMKEEIIPTNASKWLFMVGPGLAMLTACIGTAVIPWGTPMTIGDRVIPLQVTDINVGILYIFGVVSLGVYGVMIGGWASNNKYSLLSAIRAASQNISYEIAMGLSIIALLLVTNSMSIGEIVANQHGWRWNVLYQPVGFLLFMVCAFAETNRAPFDLPECETELIGGYHTEYSSMKLGFYLFAEYINMFVSAAVMASLYFGGYNYPGMDWVLAHTGQVIGPLIGTGVFFLKIFAFIFFFMWVRWTIPRFRYDQLMHLGWKVLIPLAIANIIVTSIVIAVIEKF from the coding sequence ATGGATATAGCTTTTGTAATAGAGAAATTTGTACTGGTAGCGATTATATTCGGTATAAGTTTAGTGATAGCCATGTATTCCACTTATGCAGAAAGGAAAGTGGCTGCGTTTTTACAGGACAGGTTAGGACCGGACAGAGCGGGTCCCTTTGGGATTCTTCAGCCTTTGGCCGATGGTTTGAAAATGTTCATGAAAGAAGAGATCATCCCTACGAATGCCAGTAAATGGTTATTTATGGTTGGTCCCGGTTTAGCCATGTTAACGGCTTGTATCGGTACGGCGGTGATTCCATGGGGTACGCCAATGACCATAGGTGACCGCGTAATTCCTTTACAGGTAACCGATATCAACGTGGGTATCCTATATATCTTTGGCGTGGTCTCTTTAGGTGTTTACGGTGTAATGATCGGTGGATGGGCTTCAAACAATAAATACTCTTTGTTAAGTGCGATCCGTGCGGCATCTCAAAACATCAGTTACGAAATTGCAATGGGTTTATCCATCATTGCGTTGTTATTAGTTACCAATTCCATGAGCATCGGCGAAATCGTAGCCAATCAACATGGCTGGAGATGGAATGTACTTTATCAGCCTGTAGGCTTTTTACTGTTTATGGTTTGTGCTTTTGCAGAAACGAACAGGGCACCATTCGATTTACCGGAATGTGAGACGGAGTTGATCGGTGGTTATCATACCGAATATTCATCCATGAAACTTGGTTTCTATTTGTTCGCAGAATACATCAATATGTTTGTTTCTGCAGCAGTAATGGCAAGTTTATATTTTGGAGGTTATAACTATCCTGGAATGGATTGGGTACTGGCACATACAGGTCAGGTAATTGGTCCATTGATTGGAACGGGTGTCTTCTTTTTGAAGATCTTTGCTTTTATCTTTTTCTTCATGTGGGTACGCTGGACCATTCCTCGTTTCCGTTATGATCAACTAATGCATTTAGGCTGGAAAGTTTTAATTCCTTTAGCCATTGCAAATATCATTGTCACAAGTATTGTGATTGCTGTAATTGAAAAGTTTTAA
- a CDS encoding NADH-quinone oxidoreductase subunit I produces MEPLTSKKKVLEKVPLTFAERMYLPAITKGLAITISHFFKKEATIRYPEVQREFSTNFRGMHSLKRDEEGKERCTACGLCALSCPAEAITMIASERKPEEKDLYREEKYASVYEINMLRCIFCGLCEEACPKEAIYLDGPIVPSDYLRKDFIYGKDKLVEQPLNKK; encoded by the coding sequence ATGGAACCATTAACCAGTAAAAAGAAAGTATTAGAGAAAGTACCCCTAACGTTTGCAGAACGCATGTATTTGCCTGCAATCACGAAAGGATTGGCTATTACGATCAGCCACTTCTTTAAGAAAGAGGCAACGATCAGATATCCGGAGGTACAAAGAGAATTTTCTACCAATTTCAGAGGGATGCACTCGCTGAAAAGGGATGAAGAAGGTAAAGAACGTTGTACCGCATGTGGTCTCTGCGCTTTGTCTTGTCCTGCGGAAGCCATCACGATGATTGCTTCGGAGCGTAAACCGGAAGAGAAAGACCTTTACCGTGAGGAGAAATATGCTTCTGTATATGAGATCAACATGTTGCGTTGTATCTTTTGTGGATTGTGCGAAGAGGCGTGTCCAAAAGAAGCCATCTACTTAGATGGACCAATTGTTCCTTCAGATTACCTGCGTAAAGATTTTATCTACGGCAAGGATAAACTGGTAGAACAGCCATTGAATAAGAAATAA
- a CDS encoding NADH-quinone oxidoreductase subunit J: MGTSVFYFVATLSVIFSLMVIFSKNPVHSVLYLIVTFFTLTVHYILLNAQFLAVVNFIVYMGAIMVLFLFVLMLLNLNKDNEPLKSGLVKIVGVIAGCCLVVTIIGSLKATAISDPVLLKNPNLGLVKNLGKELFGPYMLPFELSSILLLTAMVGAVLLTKKEKA; encoded by the coding sequence ATGGGTACATCGGTATTCTATTTTGTAGCAACATTAAGCGTCATCTTTTCACTGATGGTTATCTTTTCCAAGAACCCGGTGCATAGTGTGCTTTACTTAATTGTTACTTTCTTTACATTAACAGTTCATTACATTTTGCTGAATGCACAATTCCTGGCAGTAGTGAACTTCATCGTTTACATGGGTGCCATTATGGTACTGTTCCTCTTTGTGCTGATGCTCCTCAACCTCAATAAAGACAATGAGCCGTTAAAATCGGGTCTGGTCAAGATCGTTGGGGTCATTGCAGGATGTTGCCTGGTGGTTACGATTATAGGTTCCCTGAAAGCTACTGCAATCTCTGATCCTGTTTTATTGAAAAATCCGAATCTGGGATTGGTAAAGAATTTAGGTAAGGAACTGTTTGGTCCTTATATGTTACCTTTTGAACTGTCTTCTATCTTATTGTTAACCGCAATGGTAGGCGCAGTATTATTAACTAAAAAAGAAAAAGCATAG